From the genome of Sphingopyxis sp. DBS4:
CGAACTGGTTGTTCTGGCGCACGAGCGAGAGCTTCGCATCGCCCGAGCCGATCGACGCCTCGGGCACGTCGAGGACGAGGTCGCCGGTAATCACGTCGACCCCGTTCGCGTCGAGATTGCGGAACGCGGGCGACGTCTGCGCCAGCACCGCCTGCGGCCCGCAGGCTCCGGCCAGCAACAGCAGCGCGGCCGCCGCGCGCACGATCCAGTCGCCGATCCGCCAGCAGCCGGTCCGTCCCCCGGCCCGCTTCCCGATCCCGCCGTCGCCCCGATTTCGCATCCGCTTCCCCCTTTGCCGAAAAACCCCGTCGCGTTCGATCAGGGCGGCGGATTGGGCGAATTGGTTACCTTTAGCCGGGTGCGGTTGTCGGCCTTGTCGTGCGTATATTCGACGGTGACATTGTTGTTCACCGTGCCGGTGCGAACCACCTTCACCAGCCGGCCCCTGGCATCATAGCTGTAGGTGACGGTTTCCGATGCGAAGGCTGGTGTTGCCACCGCCAACAATGCCATTCCGGCTATCGATCCGCGAACCATGTTCATGCGAAGCCGCTCCCCTCTTCGCGCCGAACCTCGAAAGGGACTCGGCTCTATTCCCAAGGGCTATCGTGCCAAGCAATTGTAGGAAAGGCAGATTCCGCCTCCAAACCCCACAATCGTCACCGATATGGTTTCATCGGAAAACGGATGTCGAGGTACGCGCTATCGCTGCCGTGCTTGCGGCACCGAGGCGCCCGCATAAGGATCATAAGCCGCAGGCGACGGAGCCGAGGCCGGTAGCTGGCCTGCCAAGGGGCTTGGATCGGACGCCGCAACCGCCCTTTGCTGGCCATCCGCTCTGCCCAGTCCCGTCAGCGCTGCCGCGATGCTGGCGGCCCCGAACAGGATGAAGCATCCCAGCACGACCGTAATGCCGCGCCGCAGTTCGAGTCTTCCGGCAAGCATCATCAACCCGATGGCGGCAACCGCGATCACTGCGACCGTGGTTGCAACACTTCCCAAAGCTGCTCCCTGAACCCAGGCAACACCCTCTGCAATCGGGCGGCTGCCGGTCGGATCAGTAAGCGAGGAGGAAGAATACATTGCGATCCCGCAGCTGCGCTATTTGGCCGAGCCGATCTAATCATGACGCAGCCCAGGGAACAAGCCGCATTAACGCACTATAATGGTGATGATTTGTCCTTGGCAGAGCTGTGCGGCGCGGGTTAGACAATGCTGAAGACTCGCTGCAGGGCAGCCGCGAGCGCAAATGGGGGACGCATGAAGGGGAAGATCGCAGGTTGGACCGGTGCCATGATCGGGCTCTTCCATGCGGCTACCGCTCACGCCCAGGAACTCGCTGATCCCGCCGGCTCGGGCGTACTGGTTTCCGCAGTGCGCTGGCTCGAAGGCACGCTGCTCGGCACGGTCGCGACGGTCGTCGCGGTGATCGCGGTCGCGACGGTCGGCTTCCTGATGCTGACCGGACGGATCAACTGGCGTTATGGCGCGACGGTCATCCTCGGTTGCTTCATCCTGTTCGGCGCCGCGAGCATCGTCGCGGGCATCCAGTCCACCGCCAGCCTGGGCCGCTGAGCCATGAATGGGGTCGAACGCGACTCTGTCTTCGTCGCGCTGACGCGACCGCAAATGTTTGCCGGTGTGACCTACAGCTATTTCGTCGCCAACGCGATCGTGGCAACCGAATTGTTCCTGATCTTCAAGACGATCTGGGCGCTCGTCATCGCGCTCATCGTCCATCTCGCGGGCGTGCTGCTGTGCCTGCGCGAACCGCGCTTCTTCGATCTCTGGCTGACAAGGATCGGCAAGTGCCCGCGGGTGCGTAATTTCTCGATCTGGCGATGCAACTCCTACCGGCCCTGACCTCCTCGCCCAAGGTCGTTGCAAGAGAAGCTCCGGCGGGCCGGCATCTGCCCTACAGCCATCATGTCGACGGCCATACGATCGCGACCCGCGACGGCCTGCTCATGCAGGTCATCGCGATGCGGGGCCTGCTGTTCGAGACCGCCGACACCGAAGAAATCAACTATCGCAAGCGCCTGCGCGATGCGATGCTGCAGGCGATCGGCTCGTCGCGCTTCGCGTTATACCATCATATCGTCCGCCGCCGCGTCGACGTCGGGCTCGGTGCGACATTCGACGATGCTTTCTCGGCTAAACTCGATGCCGCCTGGCAAGGCCGGCTCGACCGCCGCCAGCTCTTCGT
Proteins encoded in this window:
- a CDS encoding type IV secretion system protein VirB3, coding for MNGVERDSVFVALTRPQMFAGVTYSYFVANAIVATELFLIFKTIWALVIALIVHLAGVLLCLREPRFFDLWLTRIGKCPRVRNFSIWRCNSYRP
- a CDS encoding TrbC/VirB2 family protein — encoded protein: MYSSSSLTDPTGSRPIAEGVAWVQGAALGSVATTVAVIAVAAIGLMMLAGRLELRRGITVVLGCFILFGAASIAAALTGLGRADGQQRAVAASDPSPLAGQLPASAPSPAAYDPYAGASVPQARQR
- a CDS encoding TrbC/VirB2 family protein gives rise to the protein MKGKIAGWTGAMIGLFHAATAHAQELADPAGSGVLVSAVRWLEGTLLGTVATVVAVIAVATVGFLMLTGRINWRYGATVILGCFILFGAASIVAGIQSTASLGR